The Candidatus Methylacidiphilales bacterium genome window below encodes:
- a CDS encoding DUF2796 domain-containing protein, translated as MQVAAHGALAHQAHVHGHATIQVSIAGDKLSITLNTPLDNLLGFETAPANASQGRAVDAMAVRLRRSESVAAPSAGAGCVAGPVRLNAPVLAGTPGHDAPRGTTPPANEEHANMEAAYTFTCGRPEALREIEVRLFGELPRLKRIDVQVAGPRGQASQRLTPKNRIVRL; from the coding sequence ATGCAGGTCGCCGCACACGGCGCGCTTGCACACCAAGCCCATGTGCATGGACATGCGACGATCCAGGTGTCGATCGCCGGCGACAAACTTTCCATTACCCTGAACACGCCGCTGGACAACCTGTTGGGTTTCGAGACCGCTCCCGCCAACGCGAGCCAAGGCCGCGCCGTCGACGCCATGGCGGTGCGCCTGCGACGCAGCGAATCAGTGGCGGCACCCTCGGCAGGCGCTGGATGCGTCGCCGGGCCGGTGCGACTGAACGCTCCTGTGCTTGCCGGCACTCCGGGCCACGATGCACCGCGCGGCACTACACCTCCTGCAAACGAGGAACACGCCAACATGGAAGCCGCCTACACCTTTACTTGCGGCCGGCCGGAGGCATTGCGCGAGATCGAGGTCCGACTGTTCGGGGAGTTGCCACGCCTGAAACGGATCGACGTCCAGGTTGCCGGGCCGCGAGGTCAGGCGTCGCAACGTCTGACCCCAAAGAATCGTATCGTACGGCTCTAG
- a CDS encoding class I SAM-dependent methyltransferase produces the protein MIDVFLKAGKEKSLARHHPWVFSGAIDKVSHEPAAGETVRIRSHGGGVLALAAYSPKSQIRARVWTFEAQRPINPGFFATRIGEAIARRPRHRPGTGMRLVHGESDGLPGLIVDRYGDTLVAQFLSTGAEKWREEIADALLAATGLADLYERSDADVRQLEGLTPRSGVLRGTPPERTFIEEHGIRLAVDIARGHKTGFYLDQSENRRIVRDLAAASPGMEALNCFCYTGGFSLGLLGGAAGHVLSIDSSGPALEIARANVEANGFDPARAEWREDDVFNTLREMRNTGRSFDLIVLDPPKFAPTPASVERAARAYKDINLLGFKLLKPGGRLVTFSCSGGVGAELFQKIIAGAALDAGIDALVEQRLGGAGDHPVRLAFPEGEYLKGLVLRRD, from the coding sequence TTGATTGATGTTTTCCTCAAGGCCGGCAAGGAGAAGTCGCTGGCACGCCATCACCCCTGGGTGTTTTCCGGCGCGATCGACAAGGTTTCACACGAGCCCGCAGCGGGCGAAACCGTGCGTATCCGCAGCCATGGTGGCGGCGTGCTGGCGCTCGCCGCCTACAGCCCGAAATCGCAGATCCGCGCGCGGGTCTGGACCTTCGAGGCCCAACGTCCGATCAACCCCGGCTTCTTTGCCACGCGCATCGGCGAAGCGATCGCCCGCCGGCCACGCCATCGGCCCGGAACCGGCATGCGCCTGGTGCATGGCGAATCCGACGGATTGCCTGGCCTCATCGTCGATCGCTACGGCGACACGCTGGTGGCGCAATTCCTCTCCACCGGTGCGGAGAAATGGCGCGAGGAGATCGCCGACGCGTTACTCGCCGCCACCGGACTGGCCGACCTGTACGAACGCTCGGATGCGGATGTGCGGCAACTCGAGGGGCTGACGCCACGCAGTGGTGTCCTGCGCGGTACACCGCCCGAGCGGACTTTCATCGAAGAGCACGGCATCCGCCTGGCGGTCGATATCGCCCGCGGCCACAAGACCGGCTTTTACCTGGACCAGAGCGAGAACCGGCGCATCGTGCGCGACCTGGCGGCTGCCAGCCCTGGCATGGAAGCCCTCAATTGCTTCTGCTACACCGGCGGCTTTTCACTCGGCCTTCTGGGCGGAGCCGCGGGCCATGTGCTGTCCATCGATTCCTCCGGCCCGGCGCTTGAAATCGCGCGCGCGAATGTTGAGGCCAATGGCTTCGACCCCGCTCGTGCCGAGTGGCGCGAGGATGATGTCTTCAACACGCTGCGCGAGATGCGCAACACCGGTCGCAGCTTCGACCTGATCGTCCTCGATCCGCCCAAGTTCGCGCCAACGCCGGCTTCCGTGGAACGTGCTGCCCGCGCCTACAAGGACATCAACCTGCTCGGCTTCAAGCTGCTCAAGCCCGGGGGGCGCCTGGTCACCTTTTCATGCTCGGGCGGTGTAGGGGCCGAACTGTTCCAGAAGATCATTGCCGGGGCGGCTCTCGATGCCGGCATAGACGCGCTGGTGGAGCAGAGGCTTGGCGGCGCCGGCGACCATCCGGTCCGGCTGGCTTTTCCCGAAGGGGAGTACCTCAAGGGGCTGGTGCTGCGCAGGGACTGA
- a CDS encoding ATP-binding cassette domain-containing protein, with product MSTATLPSQAVLIEDVRFRWKPGLPWCLEIPHLCLGLGESLFLHGPSGSGKSTLLNLIGGVVVADQGRVHVLGTDFQHAGAAARDRIRADHVGFLFQQFNLVPYLTVVDNVLLPCRFSRRRAERCLLQSSSPLAEALRLLARLDLAPDLLKRRVTELSIGQQQRVAAARAMIGAPEIIVADEPTSALDAGRQMAFLELLLEQCAQAGSSLLFVSHDRRLENAFSRTLALGEINRAHAEEQGA from the coding sequence ATGTCGACTGCCACGTTGCCATCGCAGGCCGTTCTGATCGAGGACGTCCGCTTTCGCTGGAAGCCGGGCCTACCCTGGTGCCTGGAGATCCCGCATCTTTGCCTCGGGCTCGGTGAAAGCCTGTTCCTGCACGGCCCGTCAGGCAGCGGCAAAAGTACGCTCCTGAATCTGATCGGCGGGGTCGTCGTTGCCGATCAGGGCAGGGTTCATGTGCTGGGGACCGACTTCCAGCACGCCGGTGCGGCCGCGCGTGACCGTATCCGCGCCGACCACGTCGGATTCCTGTTCCAGCAATTCAACCTTGTTCCCTACCTGACGGTCGTCGACAACGTTTTGCTGCCTTGCCGCTTTTCAAGACGCCGTGCGGAGCGTTGTTTGCTGCAGTCTTCCTCACCACTGGCTGAAGCCCTCCGCTTGCTGGCCCGGCTCGACCTCGCACCCGACCTCCTGAAGCGGCGCGTCACCGAGCTTTCCATCGGGCAGCAACAGCGGGTCGCCGCCGCGCGCGCAATGATCGGTGCGCCCGAAATCATTGTCGCGGACGAACCCACTTCCGCGCTCGACGCCGGGCGCCAGATGGCCTTCCTCGAACTCCTGCTTGAGCAATGCGCGCAGGCGGGAAGCAGTCTGCTTTTCGTCAGCCATGACAGGCGACTGGAAAACGCGTTCTCGCGCACGCTGGCGTTGGGCGAGATCAACCGGGCACACGCCGAGGAGCAGGGCGCGTGA
- a CDS encoding tyrosine recombinase XerC, which produces NPAAGIRAPRAPRSQPKALSVDHAGMLLDRSTPDPGDPQDLRDIAMFELFYSSGLRLAEVVGLDRAAGAGSAGWVDQGNAEVTITGKGGKTRTVPVGGKAMQALAAWQAIRGTIARPEEPALFVGARGRRISPAVVQARLKQWALRSGVPSNVHPHVLRHSFATHMLQSSSDLRAVQELLGHANISTTQIYTHLDCQQLARVYDAAHPRAKRK; this is translated from the coding sequence AATCCCGCCGCCGGCATCCGGGCGCCGCGCGCGCCGCGCAGCCAGCCCAAGGCGCTCTCGGTCGATCACGCCGGCATGCTGCTTGACCGCTCCACGCCCGACCCCGGAGATCCGCAGGACCTGCGCGACATTGCCATGTTCGAGTTGTTCTACTCATCGGGGCTGCGTCTGGCGGAGGTCGTTGGCCTCGATCGCGCGGCAGGCGCGGGTTCGGCCGGATGGGTCGACCAAGGCAACGCCGAGGTCACGATCACCGGCAAGGGCGGCAAGACCAGGACAGTACCGGTCGGTGGCAAGGCCATGCAGGCGCTGGCCGCCTGGCAGGCCATTCGCGGGACCATCGCGCGGCCTGAGGAACCGGCGCTTTTCGTCGGGGCGCGCGGCCGGCGGATATCCCCGGCCGTGGTCCAGGCCCGGCTCAAACAATGGGCCCTGCGCAGCGGCGTCCCGTCGAATGTCCACCCGCACGTACTGCGCCATTCGTTCGCCACCCACATGCTGCAATCCTCGAGCGATTTGCGTGCGGTCCAGGAACTGCTCGGCCACGCCAACATCAGCACCACGCAGATCTACACCCATCTCGATTGCCAGCAACTGGCGCGCGTCTACGACGCCGCACATCCCCGCGCGAAAAGAAAGTGA
- a CDS encoding Fur family transcriptional regulator: MSKPVEPASPTESLRATGARVTGARVAILSLLTQANRALSHRDVEQALANEHVDRVTVYRVLDWLTSEGLAHKIADDERVFRFSAVGKHDDPHAHFKCRTCGDVFCVPTGSTPKLNLPAGFKSEEIELNIKGTCARCAG, from the coding sequence ATGTCCAAACCTGTTGAACCTGCCTCTCCGACAGAGAGCCTGCGCGCAACCGGCGCCAGGGTCACAGGTGCACGGGTCGCGATCCTGAGCCTGCTGACGCAAGCCAATCGCGCCCTCTCCCATCGCGACGTGGAACAGGCACTCGCCAACGAGCATGTCGACCGTGTGACGGTCTACAGGGTCCTTGACTGGCTAACCAGCGAGGGGCTCGCGCACAAGATTGCCGACGATGAACGGGTATTCCGTTTCAGCGCCGTAGGCAAGCACGACGACCCGCATGCGCATTTCAAGTGCCGTACGTGTGGCGATGTTTTCTGCGTACCCACCGGTTCAACCCCGAAGTTGAACTTGCCTGCGGGTTTCAAGAGCGAAGAAATCGAACTCAACATCAAGGGTACCTGCGCACGCTGCGCAGGCTAA
- a CDS encoding GTP-binding protein has product MASQVPVTILTGFLGAGKTTLLNRILSEDHGHRIAVIENEFGEEGVDNDILLREQGQEQIIEMNNGCICCTVRGDLIRILHGLLKRRDKFDRILIETTGLADPGPVIQTFFMDDEMKAVLKVDAVVTLVDAKHVNLHIGDSREVKEQIAFADVVLLNKTDLVPSSEIDSLEARIRTMNRLARVHRCENANVPLDKVLDVHGFDLDRILEMEPHFLGEEKEHNHDAHDGHDHSHCDHEHGHCDHDHDHGHGHSHDHVHDESVKSVGIEAVGEVDGKKLNEWLGKLLQEQGVNIFRMKGVIAVRGQSKRVVFQGVHMILQAQPDREWKAGETRKNILVFIGRELDRDALNRGFKSCLA; this is encoded by the coding sequence ATGGCAAGCCAAGTTCCCGTCACCATCCTCACCGGCTTTCTCGGCGCTGGAAAAACCACGCTGTTAAACCGCATTCTTTCCGAGGATCACGGCCACCGCATCGCCGTGATCGAGAACGAGTTCGGCGAAGAGGGCGTGGACAACGACATCCTGCTGCGCGAACAGGGGCAGGAGCAGATCATCGAGATGAACAACGGCTGCATCTGCTGCACCGTGCGGGGCGACCTCATCCGCATCCTCCACGGCTTGCTCAAGCGGCGCGACAAATTCGACCGCATCCTCATCGAGACGACCGGCCTGGCCGATCCCGGACCCGTCATCCAGACCTTCTTCATGGACGACGAAATGAAGGCCGTGCTCAAGGTGGATGCCGTGGTCACCCTCGTCGACGCCAAGCACGTCAACCTCCACATCGGCGACAGCCGCGAAGTCAAGGAACAGATCGCCTTTGCCGACGTGGTACTGCTCAACAAGACCGATTTGGTGCCGTCCTCCGAAATCGATTCCCTTGAAGCCCGTATCCGCACGATGAACCGGCTGGCCAGGGTGCACCGCTGTGAAAATGCCAATGTGCCTTTGGACAAAGTGCTCGATGTCCACGGCTTCGACCTCGACCGCATCCTGGAAATGGAACCGCACTTCCTGGGGGAAGAAAAGGAACACAACCACGATGCGCACGACGGGCACGATCACAGCCACTGCGACCACGAACATGGCCACTGCGATCATGACCACGACCACGGACATGGCCACAGCCATGATCATGTGCATGATGAATCCGTCAAATCAGTCGGGATCGAAGCGGTGGGGGAAGTGGATGGCAAGAAGCTCAACGAGTGGTTGGGCAAACTGCTGCAGGAGCAGGGGGTCAACATCTTCCGCATGAAAGGGGTCATCGCGGTCCGGGGCCAATCCAAGCGGGTGGTCTTCCAGGGGGTTCACATGATCCTCCAGGCCCAGCCCGATCGTGAGTGGAAGGCGGGAGAGACCCGGAAAAACATCCTCGTGTTCATCGGACGCGAACTGGACCGTGATGCCCTCAACCGCGGTTTCAAATCCTGCCTGGCCTGA
- a CDS encoding ZIP family metal transporter: protein MIGLAGAAKRGTSPPMTLAYILCATIGGTLLSVCASALLGRIMTPRLGSHMIGFAVGAMLTAAFMDILPEAATLLPAHTLGLSILAGLFGFFMLEKLALWRHDHLDGESAHTPSAIMILLGDGVHNFVDGVLIAAAFLQSPALGMTVAISVIAHEIPQELGDFVLLRQSGFGFLPALALNLLSGMTAVLGGLLGWYALPLANGLVPYALAIAAASFIYIAAADLVPQMQKRRRPMDIAVQSSLVAGGGLAISLGHLV from the coding sequence TTGATCGGGCTCGCAGGCGCCGCCAAACGCGGCACCTCCCCCCCGATGACCCTTGCCTATATTCTTTGCGCCACTATCGGCGGTACGCTGCTTAGCGTTTGCGCATCGGCGCTGCTCGGGCGCATCATGACGCCACGCTTGGGCTCGCACATGATCGGATTCGCGGTGGGGGCGATGCTAACCGCCGCGTTCATGGACATCCTGCCGGAGGCAGCCACATTGCTGCCGGCCCATACCCTGGGACTTTCCATTCTTGCGGGCCTGTTCGGGTTTTTCATGCTTGAAAAACTCGCGCTTTGGCGTCACGATCATCTGGATGGTGAATCCGCTCATACGCCTTCGGCAATCATGATCCTGCTGGGGGACGGGGTCCACAATTTCGTCGATGGGGTCCTGATCGCTGCGGCGTTTCTGCAGAGCCCGGCACTCGGCATGACCGTGGCGATCAGCGTCATCGCACATGAAATTCCGCAGGAGCTCGGCGATTTCGTGCTCCTCAGGCAATCCGGTTTCGGGTTCTTGCCTGCGCTGGCCTTGAACCTGCTCTCCGGCATGACCGCCGTGCTGGGCGGCTTGCTTGGCTGGTATGCGCTACCACTGGCCAATGGACTTGTGCCGTACGCATTGGCGATTGCAGCGGCGAGCTTCATCTACATTGCCGCCGCCGATCTGGTGCCTCAGATGCAGAAGCGCAGGCGTCCGATGGACATCGCAGTGCAATCATCGCTGGTGGCCGGCGGTGGGTTGGCGATCTCCCTGGGTCACCTGGTTTAG
- a CDS encoding DUF3299 domain-containing protein, translated as MKTGVRAGAIVVFCAGLAWFALDLFNLAGREARHGPAAWRIGDPITARQAPAPDAKYREITWEELLPAGWDPAAAFKGLDLGALRDGDASAADALAKVQALWQQAPINSQLDRKRVRIPGFVVPLERRGMLIDEFLLVPYFGACIHTPPPPSNQIIHVRTSKPHEGVAMDPVWISGELVVRRADTAMGSAGYHIHAEQVEPYKRQ; from the coding sequence GTGAAAACAGGTGTTCGGGCTGGAGCGATCGTGGTTTTCTGCGCGGGACTTGCCTGGTTCGCGCTTGATTTGTTCAATCTCGCCGGCCGCGAGGCACGCCATGGTCCCGCGGCCTGGCGGATAGGGGATCCGATCACCGCGCGACAAGCTCCCGCCCCGGACGCGAAGTATCGGGAGATCACCTGGGAAGAACTGCTACCCGCGGGCTGGGACCCGGCAGCCGCATTCAAGGGACTTGATCTCGGCGCACTACGCGATGGGGACGCAAGCGCCGCAGATGCTCTGGCCAAAGTTCAAGCGCTTTGGCAACAGGCCCCGATCAACTCGCAGCTTGATCGCAAGCGCGTGCGCATCCCCGGATTCGTCGTTCCGCTCGAGAGACGTGGCATGCTGATCGATGAGTTCCTGCTGGTCCCGTATTTCGGCGCCTGCATCCATACGCCGCCGCCGCCTTCGAACCAGATCATCCATGTGCGCACGTCAAAACCCCACGAGGGCGTGGCAATGGACCCTGTCTGGATCAGCGGGGAACTGGTGGTCCGGCGCGCCGACACCGCCATGGGAAGCGCCGGCTATCACATCCATGCGGAACAGGTTGAACCCTACAAGCGCCAATGA
- a CDS encoding exosortase/archaeosortase family protein, which yields MQKVSGPRWSGRHLPLVALLAAIAFVSTRNITVDAFGALCKGPVLLLLSLTGQPAVDDGHGFAWGALNIPWTRDCAGLNLLLVLLALFLWTRRQHLEGRSFWIGLASLLPLAVLANVLRILTLIGYRWLFFPEIEPPQLHYFIGFLWLVPFALLLNRLGKTGPLPNSTLELTQAAAAMALIAPLLNAAGHWPAAAAVMIGLAHGRPVRQLDAVHTALTAFWVAAAGAIAWCGIESLWFPWIVACPLVIERRWLASASGWACLAASCPLLILAPWGEAAAWGLLVFSLAWERFHPVVLIGQNPGLHPSTRLARLAALPLLTLPFVAPLLSNAFLDLPHPPASAERRELPGEGYELHLPDQAPGMGLLWFEPRGSDRHHALEVCLKYRGINLRPTGTSGIQTDGQSWFREFFLVDGALIPSHSEYLKSTLGFRKSPGIHLIWVGSREKFALESFDQASLASSQRLILEMSSQSTNQPKPSLSRP from the coding sequence ATGCAAAAAGTTTCCGGCCCGCGTTGGTCCGGGCGCCACCTCCCCTTGGTGGCGTTGTTGGCGGCAATTGCCTTCGTCTCCACCCGCAACATCACGGTCGATGCTTTCGGGGCACTTTGCAAAGGCCCCGTCCTGTTGCTGCTTTCGCTCACGGGCCAACCTGCGGTCGATGATGGCCATGGGTTTGCCTGGGGTGCATTGAACATCCCTTGGACCCGGGATTGCGCGGGGCTCAACCTGCTCCTGGTGTTGCTGGCCCTTTTCCTCTGGACCCGCCGCCAGCACCTGGAAGGCCGGTCGTTCTGGATCGGTCTGGCCAGCCTGCTTCCCCTGGCTGTTCTGGCCAATGTCCTGCGCATCCTCACCCTGATCGGATACCGCTGGTTGTTCTTCCCGGAAATTGAGCCCCCGCAACTGCATTACTTCATTGGTTTCCTCTGGTTGGTCCCCTTCGCCCTCCTGCTCAACCGCCTTGGAAAGACCGGACCCCTCCCCAACTCCACACTCGAACTGACCCAGGCCGCCGCGGCCATGGCCCTCATCGCACCCCTGCTGAATGCGGCCGGACACTGGCCCGCCGCTGCTGCCGTGATGATCGGCCTGGCCCATGGGCGGCCGGTACGGCAACTCGATGCCGTTCACACCGCCCTCACCGCGTTCTGGGTGGCCGCAGCCGGGGCGATTGCCTGGTGCGGGATCGAATCGTTGTGGTTTCCCTGGATCGTGGCCTGTCCTCTGGTCATCGAGCGACGCTGGCTGGCTTCGGCCTCCGGTTGGGCCTGTCTGGCAGCCAGTTGCCCCCTGCTCATCCTGGCACCCTGGGGAGAAGCGGCCGCATGGGGACTGCTCGTCTTCTCGCTCGCCTGGGAAAGGTTCCACCCGGTTGTGCTGATCGGGCAAAATCCGGGCCTTCATCCCTCCACGCGCCTGGCGCGGCTGGCCGCCCTGCCCCTGCTGACCCTGCCTTTCGTGGCTCCCCTGCTCTCCAACGCCTTCTTGGACCTGCCCCACCCCCCAGCTTCCGCCGAGCGACGCGAATTGCCGGGCGAGGGTTATGAACTCCACCTCCCGGACCAGGCCCCCGGGATGGGACTGCTCTGGTTCGAACCCCGGGGCAGCGACCGGCACCACGCTCTGGAAGTCTGCCTCAAGTACCGCGGGATCAACCTCCGTCCTACCGGCACATCCGGCATCCAAACCGACGGCCAATCCTGGTTCCGGGAATTCTTCCTGGTCGATGGTGCCTTGATCCCCTCCCATTCCGAGTACCTCAAGTCGACGCTCGGATTCCGCAAATCCCCCGGCATCCACCTGATCTGGGTCGGCAGCCGGGAAAAGTTCGCCCTCGAATCCTTCGACCAGGCCAGTCTGGCCTCCTCCCAGAGACTCATTCTGGAAATGTCCTCACAATCCACCAACCAACCCAAACCGAGCTTGTCCAGGCCATGA
- a CDS encoding DUF1826 domain-containing protein, whose translation MLVVEESREIAAAVRFRSRAIRMVDSPAELIDIFDPEVQVLVWRRKAARFAAYCSASPPAGSSFGTGFRKVFRAGESLGNELSEAFSGRPTIAPDVLCLAELYAVLLGCEAIGLRYEVVDGAMCPGFHVDRTGIRLLCTYRGPGTQWIDDCHADRSKLGPGSGGLPDHLSGLFGPGTQVQEAAVGDVVLLKGSLWQGNAGRGAIHRSPAVDPDQAPRILVAMDAVWI comes from the coding sequence ATGCTGGTTGTTGAAGAATCTCGGGAGATCGCGGCGGCCGTTCGATTCCGTTCCCGCGCGATTCGCATGGTTGATTCCCCTGCGGAGCTGATCGACATTTTCGATCCCGAGGTGCAAGTACTGGTATGGCGCCGGAAAGCGGCCAGGTTCGCGGCCTACTGCAGTGCGAGCCCGCCCGCTGGGTCCAGCTTCGGTACCGGGTTTCGGAAAGTGTTTCGCGCGGGGGAATCGCTTGGCAACGAGTTGTCGGAAGCGTTTAGCGGTCGGCCTACGATTGCCCCGGATGTGCTGTGCCTGGCGGAACTGTATGCCGTTCTGCTCGGCTGCGAGGCTATCGGACTGCGCTATGAAGTGGTTGATGGCGCCATGTGCCCGGGCTTTCATGTCGACCGCACCGGCATCCGTCTTCTTTGCACCTACCGCGGGCCCGGGACGCAGTGGATCGACGACTGCCATGCCGATCGCAGCAAACTGGGTCCCGGATCTGGGGGATTGCCTGACCATCTTTCCGGGCTGTTCGGGCCGGGTACGCAGGTTCAAGAAGCGGCGGTGGGCGATGTCGTGCTGCTCAAGGGTTCGCTCTGGCAGGGCAACGCCGGGCGCGGCGCGATCCATCGATCGCCCGCAGTCGATCCGGATCAGGCGCCGCGTATCCTGGTGGCGATGGATGCGGTTTGGATCTGA
- a CDS encoding DUF3299 domain-containing protein yields the protein MTLPLIQGAAAQQAKPGYRLGERLPAAPADAKPGPTYRTVEWDALLPKGWDPAAELKGLDFATLKDGDPRAMEAMARMQEMWDNAPLNSALDNTRVRIAGFVVPLERRGNLIHEFLLMPYFGACIHLPPPPANQIIHVFPAKPVPEATAAEPVWISGAIESGRSKTNMGSAGYRLNADTVAPFNRKR from the coding sequence ATGACCTTGCCGCTCATCCAGGGAGCGGCAGCACAACAAGCCAAACCCGGCTACCGGCTTGGCGAACGACTGCCCGCTGCACCGGCGGACGCCAAACCAGGGCCGACGTATCGTACTGTCGAGTGGGACGCCCTCTTGCCCAAGGGATGGGATCCGGCCGCTGAGTTGAAAGGCCTGGATTTCGCCACGCTCAAGGACGGTGATCCGCGCGCCATGGAGGCGATGGCGCGCATGCAGGAGATGTGGGACAACGCCCCGCTTAACTCCGCCCTCGACAACACGCGCGTGCGCATCGCAGGCTTTGTGGTCCCGCTGGAGCGGCGCGGCAACCTGATTCACGAATTCCTGCTGATGCCCTACTTCGGCGCGTGTATCCACCTGCCGCCACCACCGGCAAACCAGATTATCCATGTGTTTCCGGCCAAACCGGTCCCTGAAGCGACCGCCGCGGAACCGGTCTGGATCAGCGGTGCGATCGAAAGCGGTCGCTCGAAAACCAACATGGGCAGCGCAGGCTACCGACTCAATGCGGACACGGTGGCCCCCTTCAACCGGAAGCGCTAG
- a CDS encoding FtsX-like permease family protein, translated as MNPFIPVLAARSAWNRRLTLGMMVLSVALSVVLLVGIERLRTDARASFAEAVSGTDLIVGARADPVELLLYAVFRIGAATNNMGWPSYLALAGDPAVAWTVPLSLGDSHRGFAVLGTTGAYFDHFRHGDRLPLKLAQGKRFEQLFDTVIGADVAAATGYRLGDRITLSHGAGDADLAEHGDKPFTVVGILTRTGTPVDRTVHVSLEAIEAIHLNWQGGAPVPGLSIPAEFARKFNLTPKSITAALVGLHNRSDVFAAQRRINASRTEPLMAVMPGVALDDLWQMIGTVERTLTGVSALVAAVAFIGLVAVVLAGLGERRRELAVLRSVGAAPSDVFALLAVEGLLITLGGVILGLFLLTAAAPLLGELALTRYGVVLRARLPDGAELTMLLAIVAIGLAASLVPGYRAYRMALADGLAPRI; from the coding sequence GTGAATCCGTTCATTCCCGTCCTGGCTGCGCGCAGCGCGTGGAACCGCCGCTTGACCCTGGGCATGATGGTGCTATCGGTGGCCTTGAGTGTCGTCCTGCTGGTCGGCATCGAACGCCTGCGCACCGACGCACGGGCGAGCTTCGCCGAGGCGGTATCCGGTACCGACCTCATCGTGGGAGCTCGCGCCGACCCGGTGGAATTGCTGCTCTACGCAGTGTTTCGAATCGGTGCAGCAACCAACAACATGGGCTGGCCAAGCTATCTTGCGCTGGCTGGCGATCCGGCAGTGGCCTGGACGGTGCCCCTTTCGCTTGGGGATTCCCATCGCGGTTTCGCGGTGCTGGGCACGACAGGTGCCTACTTCGATCATTTCCGCCATGGCGACCGATTGCCCTTGAAATTGGCGCAGGGCAAGCGCTTCGAGCAGCTTTTCGATACCGTCATCGGCGCGGACGTGGCGGCTGCCACCGGCTATCGGTTGGGCGATCGCATCACCCTATCCCATGGGGCGGGTGATGCCGACCTGGCCGAGCACGGCGACAAACCCTTCACAGTGGTCGGCATCCTCACCCGCACCGGTACGCCTGTAGACCGCACGGTTCATGTGAGCCTCGAAGCCATCGAGGCCATCCATCTCAACTGGCAGGGCGGCGCCCCGGTGCCCGGCCTGTCGATTCCCGCGGAATTTGCGCGCAAGTTCAATCTCACTCCAAAATCGATTACCGCCGCCTTGGTAGGCCTGCACAACCGGTCCGATGTGTTCGCCGCCCAGCGTCGCATCAACGCCTCTCGAACCGAGCCGCTGATGGCGGTGATGCCGGGAGTGGCGCTCGACGACCTCTGGCAAATGATCGGGACTGTCGAGCGCACCCTGACAGGGGTCTCGGCGCTGGTCGCGGCGGTGGCATTCATCGGCCTGGTGGCAGTGGTACTGGCGGGGTTGGGCGAACGGCGCCGCGAGCTCGCAGTGTTGCGCTCGGTTGGCGCGGCACCCAGCGATGTCTTCGCATTGCTTGCCGTCGAGGGGCTACTGATCACCCTCGGCGGAGTGATTCTGGGTCTCTTTTTGCTGACCGCTGCAGCGCCGCTGCTGGGTGAGCTCGCGCTAACCCGTTACGGCGTCGTACTGCGGGCGCGCCTTCCCGATGGCGCTGAACTGACCATGCTGCTTGCGATCGTTGCCATCGGCCTTGCGGCAAGCCTGGTGCCGGGGTATCGGGCGTACCGGATGGCCCTGGCTGATGGCTTGGCACCGCGAATCTGA
- the dcd gene encoding dCTP deaminase: MILSDHQISTLARKGMIRPFEPQLIRRDPDSRPVLSYGCSSYGYDLRLSAREFQVFRHVPGTVIDPKHFNPRNLEKVSLHEDKQGQYFILPARSYGLGVAVEKLTLPPNVTAICVGKSTYARCGIIANVTPAEAGWSGHLTLEFSNSSAADCRIYANEGIVQILFFTAEECAVSYKTRAGKYQDQKQRITLPKV, translated from the coding sequence ATGATCCTCAGCGACCACCAAATCAGTACCCTGGCCCGCAAGGGCATGATCCGTCCCTTCGAACCCCAATTGATCCGCCGCGATCCCGATTCCCGGCCTGTGCTGTCGTATGGCTGTTCGAGTTACGGCTACGACCTCCGCCTTTCCGCGCGGGAATTCCAGGTCTTCCGCCATGTGCCCGGCACGGTCATCGACCCCAAGCATTTCAATCCCCGCAATCTCGAGAAGGTTTCCCTGCATGAGGACAAGCAGGGGCAATACTTCATCCTGCCGGCCCGGAGTTATGGCTTGGGAGTTGCGGTGGAAAAACTGACCCTGCCCCCGAACGTCACCGCCATTTGTGTCGGCAAGAGCACCTACGCCCGCTGCGGCATCATCGCCAACGTCACCCCCGCCGAGGCCGGATGGAGCGGGCACCTGACCCTCGAGTTTTCCAACTCCTCCGCCGCCGACTGCCGGATCTACGCCAACGAAGGCATTGTGCAGATACTCTTCTTCACCGCCGAAGAATGCGCCGTCTCCTACAAAACCCGCGCCGGGAAATACCAGGACCAGAAACAGCGAATTACCCTGCCGAAGGTGTGA